The proteins below are encoded in one region of Carcharodon carcharias isolate sCarCar2 chromosome 2, sCarCar2.pri, whole genome shotgun sequence:
- the slc25a36a gene encoding solute carrier family 25 member 36-A isoform X2: protein MNQRDPLIHLFAGGMILEKEGPRSLFRGLGPNLVGVAPSRAIYFAAYSSSKEKLNAVLEPDSSQVHMVSAGVAGFTAITATNPIWLIKTRLQLEARNRGERRMNAFECVRRVYHSDGIRGFYRGMSASYAGISETVIHFVIYESIKQKLVQSKTSSNMDAEEDSVKYASDFIALMLAAATSKTCATSIAYPHEVIRTRLREEGTKYRSFFQTFSLVISEEGYRSLYRGLITHLVRQIPNTAIMMATYELVVYLLDG, encoded by the exons GATGATTCTGGAAAAGGAAGGTCCCCGTTCTCTCTTCAGAGGATTGGGACCTAATCTTGTAGGCGTTGCACCCTCTAG AGCGATTTATTTTGCTGCTTACTCCAGTTCTAAGGAAAAGTTGAATGCTGTCCTGGAACCAGATTCCAGCCAGGTGCATATGGTCTCAGCTGGAGTGGCAG GCTTTACGGCTATTACAGCCACCAATCCCATTTGGCTAATAAAGACACGCTTGCAACTGGAAGCACG GAACCGAGGTGAAAGGCGAATGAATGCTTTTGAATGTGTGAGAAGAGTCTATCACTCTGATGGTATCAGAGGCTTCTACAGAGGAATGTCTGCTTCCTATGCAGGCATCTCTGAGACTGTGATTCATTTTGTAATTTATGAAAGCATAAAGCAAAAACTGGTGCAATCAAAGACCTCTTCAAATATGGATGCTGAAGAAGATTCTGTAAAATATGCTTCTGACTTTATTGCCCTGATGCTAGCTGCTGCAACATCTAAAACATGCGCCACCAGTATAGCATATCCTCATG AGGTCATAAGAACTAGGCTACGAGAAGAAGGAACAAAATACAGATCGTTTTTTCAGACATTTTCACTAGTAATATCTGAAGAAGGTTACAGATCTCTCTATCGTGGTCTTATCACTCATCTGGTCAGACAGATTCCAAACACCGCTATAATGATGGCCACCTATGAGCTCGTAGTTTATCTGCTCGATGGATAA